A window of Pelagicoccus enzymogenes contains these coding sequences:
- a CDS encoding CinA family nicotinamide mononucleotide deamidase-related protein, with amino-acid sequence MPGKPKIILLTLGEELLLGLTPNGHLTYIGDQLRQVGTPMHANVTISDAPEDIESYFEDYWKKADVLITTGGLGPTVDDRTKEVIGECLGEKLVYDPTVMQAIEARFEALGLELNPNNRKQAYHFENAEVLHNPNGTAPGLWLEKFGKILVMLPGPPHELQPMFKDQVLPRLQDKGLVQDSENYIQIRTTGIGESNLETLLQPIAERESGLELAYCAHPGMVDFRMSFPDQVNPFDRLAELAEECKKLLGESFLTIGNDTLLDIVSKILRRKKLKLATVESCTGGYIANEITNISGSSEYFVGGLATYSTGAKEDLISVPFELIQQHTAVSEEVAVAMATGVAERLEADYAISATGYIGPGGGTEKDPVGTVYIGLHSPSGAFARRFSFRGPRIAQKRRAFNAAMDLLRRELI; translated from the coding sequence ATGCCTGGAAAACCAAAGATCATCCTCCTCACCCTCGGAGAGGAACTCCTCCTCGGACTGACCCCCAACGGACACCTCACCTATATCGGCGACCAGCTGCGGCAGGTAGGGACGCCCATGCACGCGAACGTCACTATCTCCGACGCGCCTGAGGATATCGAATCCTACTTCGAGGATTATTGGAAGAAGGCAGACGTGCTCATAACCACCGGTGGGCTTGGCCCCACGGTCGACGATCGAACGAAGGAGGTGATAGGGGAGTGCCTCGGAGAAAAGCTGGTGTACGACCCTACGGTCATGCAGGCGATAGAAGCTCGCTTCGAAGCCCTCGGACTCGAACTCAATCCCAACAACCGCAAGCAAGCCTACCATTTCGAAAACGCCGAGGTGCTGCACAATCCAAACGGGACCGCTCCAGGACTCTGGCTCGAGAAGTTTGGAAAGATCTTGGTCATGCTCCCAGGCCCGCCCCACGAATTGCAACCCATGTTCAAGGACCAGGTACTTCCACGCCTGCAGGACAAGGGGCTCGTACAGGACAGTGAGAACTATATCCAAATCCGCACTACAGGAATCGGAGAATCGAATCTAGAAACGCTGCTGCAACCTATCGCCGAACGCGAGTCAGGACTCGAACTCGCCTACTGCGCCCACCCAGGCATGGTGGACTTCCGCATGAGTTTCCCAGATCAGGTCAATCCCTTCGATCGACTCGCTGAACTTGCGGAAGAGTGCAAGAAACTACTCGGCGAGAGCTTCCTCACGATTGGAAACGACACCCTCCTAGACATCGTATCCAAAATACTAAGACGCAAGAAACTGAAGCTTGCTACCGTCGAAAGCTGCACCGGAGGGTATATCGCCAACGAGATCACAAACATTTCTGGTTCTTCCGAGTATTTTGTCGGCGGCCTAGCTACCTACAGCACCGGAGCGAAAGAAGATCTAATCAGCGTACCCTTTGAACTGATACAACAGCATACTGCCGTAAGCGAGGAAGTAGCAGTCGCCATGGCTACCGGCGTCGCGGAGCGACTGGAGGCTGACTACGCCATCAGCGCCACTGGCTACATTGGTCCCGGGGGCGGAACCGAAAAGGATCCAGTAGGAACCGTCTATATCGGTTTGCATAGTCCATCTGGAGCATTCGCCCGCAGGTTCAGTTTTCGAGGTCCGCGCATCGCCCAAAAGCGCCGCGCCTTCAATGCTGCTATGGACCTCCTGCGCCGAGAGCTGATCTAG
- a CDS encoding excinuclease ABC subunit UvrC, which produces MPESISSDLKEKVRRLPDKPGVYLMKDRLGSVIYVGKAKNLKKRVSSYFQASKRFTHQPKIRALVQMIRDFEYIEVKSEPEALLLEGKLIKKWKPKYNTDFVDDKRFLLVRVDVTRELPRFALARFKKEDGARYFGPFAHANHIRKTLTEMRRRFGILLGDASPKKEDENRFRLYDDVRSEIYGHENLVTLEEYQERVEQACEFLQGKSKEWLDELKQEMVKEAAERNYEKAAALRDIVFALEASLKKTRKFERDLPVRESADETLESLQKELSMRNPPNVIECFDISHISGTFVVASMVQFVGGKPNKAGYRRFKIKSFEGNDDFRSMEEVVGRRYRRLHKEGKPFPDLIVIDGGMGQVGAAIKSFLLQDLDPPELIGLAKKHETIIFPDERPPLRLPLKHSGLQLLQRCRDEAHRFANTFNADLRSKRIRESILDDFTGLGPKKKNALLDEFGSIERLKSASLTELRSVDGIGLETATRLKAFLEEHYRG; this is translated from the coding sequence ATGCCTGAATCCATTTCCAGTGACTTGAAAGAGAAGGTGCGTCGTCTCCCGGACAAACCGGGCGTCTACCTCATGAAAGACCGGCTCGGTTCAGTGATCTACGTGGGAAAGGCCAAGAACTTGAAGAAACGGGTGTCTTCCTACTTTCAAGCGTCCAAGCGGTTTACGCACCAACCTAAGATTCGAGCCTTGGTGCAGATGATTCGCGACTTCGAGTACATCGAGGTGAAGTCCGAACCGGAAGCCCTGCTATTGGAAGGGAAGCTCATCAAAAAGTGGAAGCCGAAGTACAATACGGACTTTGTGGACGACAAGCGCTTCCTCTTGGTAAGGGTGGACGTCACGCGTGAACTTCCCCGTTTCGCCTTGGCTCGCTTCAAAAAGGAAGATGGAGCTCGCTACTTTGGTCCCTTCGCGCACGCCAACCATATTCGCAAGACCCTGACGGAAATGCGCCGCCGCTTTGGCATTTTACTGGGCGATGCCTCGCCTAAGAAGGAAGACGAGAATCGGTTTCGTTTGTACGACGACGTTCGCTCGGAAATCTACGGTCATGAGAATTTGGTGACGCTAGAGGAATACCAAGAACGGGTGGAGCAGGCTTGCGAGTTCCTGCAAGGTAAGTCGAAGGAGTGGCTGGACGAGCTGAAACAGGAGATGGTGAAGGAAGCCGCGGAGCGAAACTACGAGAAAGCGGCCGCCTTGAGGGATATCGTTTTTGCCTTGGAAGCTTCTTTGAAGAAAACGCGGAAATTCGAGCGAGATCTTCCGGTAAGGGAGAGTGCCGACGAGACCTTGGAGTCGCTGCAGAAAGAGCTGTCCATGAGGAATCCGCCCAACGTCATCGAATGCTTCGATATCTCCCACATCTCGGGGACTTTTGTAGTTGCTTCGATGGTACAATTCGTTGGCGGGAAGCCGAACAAAGCGGGTTATCGACGCTTCAAGATAAAGAGCTTCGAAGGAAACGACGATTTTCGCTCCATGGAAGAAGTGGTAGGCCGGCGCTACCGAAGGCTGCACAAGGAAGGCAAACCTTTCCCCGACCTGATCGTCATCGACGGTGGCATGGGCCAAGTAGGAGCCGCCATCAAATCGTTCCTATTACAGGACTTGGATCCTCCTGAATTGATCGGCTTGGCGAAGAAGCACGAGACGATCATCTTTCCTGACGAACGCCCTCCCCTTCGCCTTCCGCTGAAGCACTCAGGGCTTCAGCTACTGCAACGTTGCCGCGACGAGGCTCACCGCTTCGCCAATACCTTCAACGCCGACCTTCGCAGCAAACGTATCCGTGAAAGCATACTAGATGACTTCACTGGATTAGGTCCGAAAAAGAAGAATGCCTTGTTGGACGAGTTTGGAAGTATCGAACGACTCAAGTCTGCTTCCCTAACCGAGCTACGATCGGTAGATGGGATCGGCCTAGAAACAGCGACTCGCTTGAAGGCGTTCCTGGAGGAGCATTATAGAGGTTGA